One window from the genome of Pedobacter schmidteae encodes:
- a CDS encoding carboxypeptidase-like regulatory domain-containing protein, whose product MFSASLLAAQTSVSGLVKDSIGDPVAGASVTIVDKEGAGIVFEKTNQKGIFNCTFQNTSQQLSIKITALGYQQSIVPLTGHPDQKYVITLKKMIRQLQEVVIKSESKISLSSDTLKYSVKAFADKNDRVIADLIGRLPGIQVDEKGAISYNGKRINNVYIDGDNLLSGKYRLATNNVPVGAVEQVQVIERDQPIKALNGYVIANNVSLNLKLTDSARTMTINTGYIGLGNKAYSTELNNLIFQKKLKGINNLKTNNIGENLETENTDIGLSANGSEMNLRSPRPYLSMQNETLPAVAEQYYLMNNDNAANINTLFKLKTDWSLRLNISTLQLKRKNRYNNLLNYFLPGADTISYDEAQNSTFKLNQWQIQAQIEKNSSSIYVRSVTRADLPKWDRSGNTAQNGQEFKQNQPSSYSSLSNETYLIKALGLNNILQYNSLLQYYKLNEALTILPGIQENVVNDSVGYLKLDQQARTRNIFINQSVTYKTKFDRFILSAALGLNYERNKLNSGLYITDSSQVTKPVGNQFNNDIAFNNLGFFGKVSAIYLFEKGSSVSFEASPTYSFIDYTGQKKIAPGKNVWFLPNPVIELRKKMGKYAETNFRFSRQTEFGQVNDIYPGTILVNYRQFNFNNAPLPKTDVSSMGLRYAYRKPLKMFFYSLNFNYDRTKQNFINAYTLDSGVTKSVAIDFKNRADRYALSANLSKYLFFLSVNVSASGSLSLQKGNSFYNSQISPYDAYIISFSGNARKRIFSKATASVTAEAGKFINEQKLSGNAVTKNSTDFEKIKAEWQHNLTEQLLYGISYKFSWYKQSLQNPVANHFIDFNVKYSPAKWKSYFELNGINLLGQEVYKQIVFNSNQLSVFQMPLRARTFLLKYAFTF is encoded by the coding sequence ATGTTTTCCGCCTCCCTGTTAGCTGCACAGACCAGCGTCAGCGGCCTGGTAAAAGACAGCATAGGAGATCCGGTTGCAGGTGCATCTGTAACCATTGTGGACAAAGAGGGTGCTGGCATTGTATTTGAAAAAACCAATCAAAAAGGTATTTTTAATTGTACTTTTCAAAATACCAGCCAGCAGCTGTCTATTAAAATAACCGCCCTGGGTTATCAGCAATCTATTGTACCGCTTACCGGCCACCCCGATCAAAAGTATGTGATTACCTTAAAGAAGATGATCCGGCAATTGCAGGAAGTGGTCATAAAATCGGAAAGCAAAATATCGCTGTCAAGCGATACCTTAAAATACAGTGTAAAAGCATTTGCCGATAAAAACGACCGCGTCATCGCCGATTTAATTGGTCGGCTGCCCGGCATACAGGTCGATGAAAAAGGTGCCATCAGCTACAATGGAAAACGCATCAATAATGTATATATCGACGGGGACAACCTTTTAAGTGGTAAATACAGGCTTGCCACCAATAATGTGCCTGTTGGCGCTGTAGAGCAGGTACAGGTAATAGAGCGCGACCAGCCAATAAAAGCCCTAAACGGCTATGTAATTGCCAATAATGTTTCCTTAAATCTTAAGCTAACCGACAGCGCCCGTACCATGACCATCAATACCGGGTATATTGGCCTGGGCAATAAAGCTTACAGTACCGAACTGAACAACCTTATTTTTCAGAAAAAGCTGAAGGGTATCAACAACCTCAAAACAAATAATATCGGGGAGAACCTGGAAACCGAAAATACAGATATCGGGCTATCGGCCAATGGTAGTGAAATGAATTTAAGGAGCCCCAGGCCTTATCTTTCGATGCAGAACGAAACCCTTCCTGCCGTTGCAGAACAATATTATTTAATGAATAATGACAACGCAGCGAATATCAATACCTTGTTCAAATTAAAAACAGACTGGTCTTTGCGCTTAAACATTTCCACACTTCAGCTCAAACGCAAAAACAGATATAACAATCTGCTGAATTATTTTCTACCCGGTGCAGACACCATAAGTTACGATGAAGCGCAGAACAGCACATTTAAACTGAACCAATGGCAAATCCAAGCCCAGATTGAGAAAAACAGCAGTTCAATATATGTGAGGTCGGTTACCAGAGCCGATCTTCCTAAATGGGATAGAAGCGGGAATACCGCCCAGAATGGGCAGGAATTTAAACAAAACCAGCCTTCCTCTTATTCGTCTTTAAGTAATGAGACTTACCTGATTAAAGCCCTGGGTCTAAACAATATATTGCAGTACAATTCTCTGCTGCAGTATTACAAACTTAATGAAGCTTTAACCATTCTGCCCGGAATACAGGAAAACGTTGTTAATGATAGCGTAGGTTACCTTAAGCTAGATCAGCAGGCGCGTACCCGGAATATCTTTATTAACCAGTCGGTTACTTATAAAACAAAATTTGACCGGTTTATCCTTTCTGCTGCCCTTGGGCTCAACTACGAACGGAATAAACTAAATTCCGGGTTGTATATAACAGACAGCAGCCAGGTGACAAAGCCTGTAGGAAACCAGTTTAATAATGATATTGCATTTAACAATCTTGGCTTTTTTGGCAAGGTTTCGGCCATTTATCTCTTTGAAAAAGGATCGTCAGTTAGTTTTGAGGCAAGCCCTACTTACAGCTTTATTGATTACACAGGCCAAAAAAAAATTGCACCCGGCAAAAACGTATGGTTCCTGCCCAACCCCGTAATAGAACTCCGCAAAAAAATGGGCAAATATGCCGAAACGAATTTCAGGTTTTCCAGGCAAACAGAATTTGGCCAGGTCAATGATATTTATCCTGGAACAATCCTGGTAAACTACAGGCAGTTTAACTTTAATAATGCCCCTCTGCCAAAAACAGACGTCAGTTCAATGGGGCTAAGGTATGCTTACAGAAAGCCCTTAAAAATGTTTTTTTACAGCTTAAATTTTAACTATGACCGGACAAAACAAAATTTTATCAATGCGTATACCCTTGATAGTGGCGTTACAAAATCGGTGGCCATTGATTTTAAAAATAGGGCCGATAGGTATGCTTTGAGTGCAAACCTATCCAAATATCTGTTTTTCCTGTCTGTCAATGTTTCCGCCTCGGGCAGCCTCAGCCTGCAAAAGGGAAATAGTTTTTACAATAGCCAGATTTCACCATACGATGCCTATATCATCAGCTTTTCGGGTAATGCCCGAAAAAGAATATTTAGTAAAGCGACAGCTTCAGTTACTGCAGAGGCTGGAAAGTTTATAAATGAACAAAAACTATCCGGTAATGCTGTAACTAAAAACAGCACTGACTTTGAGAAAATAAAGGCAGAGTGGCAACACAATTTAACTGAGCAGCTACTGTATGGCATTAGCTATAAGTTCAGCTGGTATAAACAGTCTTTACAGAACCCCGTAGCCAACCATTTCATAGATTTTAATGTAAAATATAGTCCGGCAAAATGGAAGAGTTATTTTGAGCTCAATGGCATTAATCTGCTCGGTCAGGAGGTATATAAGCAGATCGTTTTCAATTCAAATCAGTTATCGGTATTCCAGATGCCGCTCAGGGCAAGGACTTTTCTGTTAAAATATGCTTTTACTTTTTGA
- a CDS encoding GLPGLI family protein, which yields MTYYLKLFVSALLLCIFYSFNYKDKKTTDTSSGVAIYHFFHIRDTTNTGRIWEEDFQMAFNAQRSLYTSYTKQMQDSILKSKIEAATSAGSNQVNMGLFVPSTAENIFSSTNDRAVYVNKFFSENNYLIKEAMERINWKIEKETKTLLGYICQMATGTCKGRKYTAWFTTDIPVGFGPWKLQGLPGLIMEAYDDSQRIKFTCTRLTLGASLPAGISFELPADAVVTSHSDYNRMEKAYKESLSAGGYTGTETSIDKVAVQGDPQGKSRKKFTVNYPLELTN from the coding sequence ATGACTTACTACCTTAAGCTTTTTGTATCTGCATTACTGTTATGCATCTTTTATTCCTTCAACTATAAAGACAAAAAAACAACCGATACCTCTTCAGGCGTTGCAATCTATCATTTCTTTCATATCCGTGATACCACCAATACAGGCCGCATCTGGGAAGAGGATTTCCAAATGGCGTTTAACGCGCAGAGAAGCTTATATACCAGCTATACCAAACAAATGCAGGATTCCATTCTGAAGTCAAAAATTGAAGCTGCCACCAGCGCAGGCAGCAACCAGGTAAATATGGGTCTTTTCGTCCCCTCAACCGCCGAAAATATTTTCAGCTCAACAAATGACAGGGCAGTCTATGTAAATAAGTTTTTCAGCGAAAATAACTATCTGATCAAAGAGGCCATGGAGCGAATTAACTGGAAAATTGAAAAAGAGACCAAAACATTGTTGGGATATATCTGCCAGATGGCTACAGGGACCTGTAAAGGTCGAAAATATACGGCCTGGTTTACAACCGACATCCCCGTGGGTTTTGGCCCCTGGAAACTGCAGGGCCTGCCGGGCCTGATCATGGAAGCCTATGATGACAGCCAGCGGATCAAATTTACCTGTACCAGGCTAACATTGGGCGCCTCATTGCCGGCGGGCATATCCTTTGAACTGCCTGCGGATGCCGTTGTTACCAGCCATTCAGATTACAACCGCATGGAAAAAGCCTATAAAGAAAGCCTGAGTGCAGGCGGATATACCGGAACTGAAACATCAATAGATAAAGTAGCGGTGCAGGGCGACCCTCAGGGAAAATCCCGTAAAAAATTTACGGTAAATTATCCGCTGGAGCTGACTAACTAA
- a CDS encoding NAD-dependent epimerase/dehydratase family protein: MQTILGANGQIAEELARALKRSYTTDIRLVSRNPKKVNDTDTLFAANLLYRDKTDEAVSGSDIAYFTLGLPMDSKVWEGQFPVIMRNVIDACKKHRTKLVFFDNTYMYPQNDKVLNEESQFAPVGRKGIVRKKLAEMLLQEMKTGQIEGVICRAPEFYGPGRTQSITNTFIFDAIKKNKKLQVPINDRKLRSLIWTPDASRATALIGNTPDAYGQTWHLPVDENRLSYMEFIALASEVYDRKFEYRVIPKFILKIGSIFNKQVSELQELLPRYAHDNIFEASKFRNRFPEFHITTFREGMEQIKAEQEI, from the coding sequence ATGCAGACAATACTAGGTGCCAATGGGCAAATTGCGGAAGAACTGGCCAGAGCGCTAAAACGGAGCTATACCACAGACATCAGGCTGGTGAGCAGAAACCCGAAAAAGGTTAACGATACCGACACATTGTTTGCTGCAAACCTTCTGTATAGGGATAAAACAGACGAAGCAGTTAGCGGTAGTGATATAGCCTATTTTACACTTGGTCTTCCAATGGATAGCAAAGTATGGGAAGGGCAGTTTCCGGTAATCATGCGAAATGTGATAGATGCCTGTAAGAAACACAGGACTAAATTGGTGTTTTTTGACAATACCTATATGTATCCCCAAAATGATAAGGTATTAAATGAAGAAAGTCAGTTCGCTCCCGTAGGTAGAAAGGGAATCGTAAGAAAGAAACTTGCTGAAATGCTCTTACAGGAAATGAAAACAGGGCAGATCGAAGGGGTGATTTGCCGCGCCCCGGAATTTTATGGCCCTGGCAGAACGCAGAGCATTACCAATACCTTTATTTTCGACGCTATTAAGAAAAATAAAAAACTACAAGTCCCTATCAATGATCGTAAATTAAGAAGTCTGATATGGACCCCCGATGCCAGTAGGGCTACTGCTTTGATAGGTAACACTCCAGATGCTTACGGACAAACCTGGCATTTACCTGTAGATGAAAACAGGCTGTCGTATATGGAATTCATTGCATTGGCATCGGAAGTTTATGACAGAAAATTTGAATATCGTGTTATCCCCAAATTCATCCTGAAAATTGGTTCTATCTTTAATAAACAGGTAAGTGAACTTCAGGAGCTTTTGCCAAGGTATGCCCATGATAATATATTTGAGGCCTCCAAGTTCAGGAACCGCTTCCCCGAATTCCATATTACGACTTTTAGAGAAGGGATGGAACAAATAAAAGCGGAACAGGAAATATAG
- a CDS encoding GlxA family transcriptional regulator: MKHLTILVPDLQTGPNTLSCIIGAYHIFTEANNYYVRNHKTQIFDIEFVGVSEQSSFVNGLLAVTSQKSINDILKTDLIIIPAIAPGFKGIEGRNALMVDWILKQYKKGAEVASMCTGAYILASTGILDKKNCSIHWNAAANFKMLFPKVNLKVEKLITDEHGIYTNGGGYSFLNLIIYLVEKYYDRQTAIYCSKIFQIDIERQVQSGFVIFNGQKSHGDEVVIKAQEYIEKNFFEKISMEQLSRNLTLGRRNFDRRFIKATGNTPVEYWQRVKIESAKKELENSRKTINEIMYEVGYADTKAFREVFRKITGISPLEYKSKYNKSSAKT; encoded by the coding sequence ATGAAACATCTTACCATTTTAGTTCCGGATTTGCAGACCGGGCCAAACACATTATCCTGTATTATTGGAGCATATCATATTTTTACCGAAGCAAACAATTATTATGTTCGAAATCATAAAACGCAGATATTCGATATCGAATTTGTGGGCGTATCGGAACAATCCAGTTTTGTAAATGGCCTGCTGGCAGTTACCTCCCAAAAAAGTATTAATGATATACTTAAAACAGATCTGATTATTATTCCGGCCATAGCACCAGGTTTTAAAGGAATAGAGGGTCGAAATGCCCTGATGGTAGACTGGATATTAAAACAATATAAAAAAGGAGCCGAGGTGGCCAGCATGTGCACAGGGGCTTACATTCTGGCCTCAACAGGTATACTGGATAAGAAGAATTGCTCTATCCACTGGAATGCTGCAGCGAACTTTAAAATGCTGTTCCCGAAGGTGAATTTAAAAGTAGAGAAACTAATTACCGACGAGCATGGTATTTATACAAATGGCGGTGGTTACTCTTTCCTAAACCTTATTATTTACCTGGTAGAAAAATACTACGACAGACAGACGGCCATCTATTGCTCAAAAATTTTCCAGATTGATATTGAGCGGCAGGTACAATCGGGTTTTGTGATTTTCAATGGACAAAAATCGCATGGGGATGAAGTGGTTATTAAAGCACAAGAGTATATTGAAAAAAACTTTTTTGAGAAAATATCGATGGAACAGCTCTCCAGAAACCTCACTCTGGGGAGAAGAAACTTTGATCGGCGGTTTATAAAAGCTACGGGTAATACACCTGTAGAATATTGGCAAAGGGTAAAGATAGAATCTGCAAAAAAAGAACTGGAAAATTCCCGTAAGACAATTAATGAGATCATGTATGAAGTAGGCTATGCAGATACAAAGGCATTTCGGGAGGTGTTTCGAAAAATTACTGGCATATCACCACTTGAATACAAGAGTAAGTACAATAAATCAAGCGCTAAAACATAA
- a CDS encoding SRPBCC domain-containing protein, which yields MKQQDVTTGFTVDATPEQGFEKVPNPSAKCIYHRLLIEAPIEKVYQHITSQEGLAGWWTPDTIAKAETGSILRFGFGLDYFKEMEVTELRPFSLVKWKCIKAFEDWIGTTLTFELEPHQKGCVLLFHHDGWEAYTQEFASCSFDWALFFRSLKFLCETGKGFPYPEFNK from the coding sequence ATGAAACAACAAGATGTTACAACTGGTTTTACAGTTGATGCAACACCAGAACAGGGATTTGAAAAAGTTCCGAATCCATCTGCAAAGTGTATTTATCATAGATTATTGATTGAAGCTCCTATAGAAAAGGTGTATCAGCACATCACCTCGCAAGAGGGGCTGGCAGGTTGGTGGACACCAGATACGATTGCAAAAGCTGAAACAGGAAGTATTCTAAGGTTTGGCTTTGGTCTGGATTATTTTAAGGAAATGGAAGTAACAGAACTAAGACCTTTTAGTCTGGTAAAATGGAAATGTATAAAGGCGTTTGAAGATTGGATAGGTACCACACTTACTTTTGAGCTGGAACCACATCAAAAAGGATGTGTTCTATTGTTTCATCATGATGGATGGGAGGCATATACACAAGAATTTGCCTCATGTAGTTTTGACTGGGCGCTTTTTTTCAGAAGCTTAAAATTTCTCTGCGAAACAGGGAAGGGCTTTCCCTATCCCGAATTTAATAAATGA
- a CDS encoding RNA polymerase sigma-70 factor, protein MFKGLINEKHLITMLNQGCEDAFSELFEAYSPVLVSFTAKLNIDAEDIHDTVQQTFLKVWENREKLDPNVPLKNYIITVAKNDIYNKIQRNLVARRHHEFLADAQQQPAEDLNSELPRILRQILDTLPEKRAKVFKMSRLQGYSNKEISEELGISKSTVENHINNSTATIKRILKNFGFCITVIIYFILS, encoded by the coding sequence ATGTTTAAAGGTCTGATCAATGAGAAGCATTTAATAACCATGTTGAACCAGGGTTGTGAAGATGCTTTTTCAGAACTTTTCGAAGCCTATTCTCCTGTTCTGGTATCTTTTACAGCTAAATTAAATATAGACGCCGAAGACATTCATGATACGGTACAACAAACCTTTTTAAAGGTTTGGGAAAACAGAGAAAAGCTAGATCCAAATGTTCCGTTAAAAAACTACATCATTACTGTCGCCAAAAATGATATCTATAACAAAATTCAACGGAATCTGGTTGCCAGAAGACATCATGAATTTTTGGCAGATGCCCAGCAACAACCTGCGGAGGATTTGAATTCTGAATTGCCCCGGATATTAAGACAGATTTTGGATACCCTTCCGGAGAAGCGCGCAAAGGTGTTTAAGATGAGCCGGCTTCAGGGATATTCCAATAAAGAAATATCCGAAGAACTTGGAATTTCTAAAAGTACAGTAGAAAATCATATCAATAATTCAACTGCAACAATTAAGAGAATATTAAAAAACTTTGGGTTTTGCATTACGGTTATAATTTATTTCATTTTATCTTAG
- a CDS encoding SusC/RagA family TonB-linked outer membrane protein codes for MNKKVTLNIKVGFLTIALFGSVAIPERLLGQVKAISIAPVSKVIGKIIDENKQPIPGVAVSMKGNAKVATTTNNSGEFILSPDKSGGTLVISSVGFKRQEIVLTPEVKIPLIIVLKESNDELDEVIVTGYVKRSKESFTGSASTFTGEDLKRVGNKNILQSLQNLDPSFVLTENLTLGSNPNMLPDIQLRGQAGLDDIRGDYSGNPNLPLFILDGFESSLQKIYDLDMNRVASITILRDASAKAIYGSKAANGVLVIETLAPKEGKLRITYNSNYNVEMPDLTSYSLTNASQKLQVERNAGRYTSTQPLLQQYLTEQANNIEADIARGVDTYWLSKPLRVGLGMKHGLYLEGGDPNMRYGIDLNYNNLVGVMKESKRDNIGGSVNLSYRSGKVIFRNIINLNFNKSVNSPYGTFGEYTRLNPYWAPTDEYGRINKVLGAFRSSSTSAPTYYYNPLYNATLNTKDFSTYTEVTENFYTEWQPSKSLRVTGRVGFTQNRNASELFLPGDHTKFIEMTGDNFYRRGTYNMTDGKSTTLNSDVFANWTKMWGKHLLLINGGANVGSTQALTHGMAAEGFLNNRVDFISFASQYALNGVPSGTENIQREIGLLGFGSYSYDNRYLVDVSVRRNASSVFGSNNRWGTFWSVGLGWNLHHEDFIKKLKIFDMLKLRGSIGSTGSQNFNPYQAMATYTFFTSSTYDNISGSYLSALANNNLRWQEKIDKNIGLDVNIMKRLNIRLDYYLGNTNNLLTDLTLPPSTGFTTYKDNLGSLRNIGYEGTISYQVYRDTKTQSYVSVFGSFAHNHNKITKISEGLKQLNREQDERTDNLNAPVIRFEEGQSISSIWAVPSLGIDPATGLEIFRAKDGSTTYEWNPNDQIVAGITDPALRGNFGINLEYKGWGLSSTFRYSIGEDYYNSTLVNRIENVNIEYNVDTRVFNNTWLNVGDKVPFKKIGVRPTQTRATTRFIENKSDLALSSVNVYYDFKWKNLKRFGLQNLKCSLLMNEAFVLSTVKIERGTDYPFARTFSFSLQTTF; via the coding sequence ATGAATAAAAAAGTTACACTAAATATAAAAGTGGGCTTCCTGACGATTGCCTTATTTGGATCAGTCGCAATACCCGAGCGGCTTTTGGGTCAGGTAAAAGCGATCTCCATCGCACCTGTGTCAAAGGTCATCGGAAAGATCATCGACGAAAATAAACAGCCCATCCCGGGTGTGGCGGTATCAATGAAAGGAAATGCAAAAGTTGCGACTACCACCAATAATTCGGGCGAATTTATCCTTTCGCCTGATAAATCAGGGGGAACATTGGTCATCTCAAGCGTAGGATTTAAGCGTCAGGAAATCGTGCTTACACCAGAAGTAAAAATACCCTTAATCATTGTTTTGAAAGAATCTAATGATGAACTGGACGAGGTAATTGTAACCGGGTATGTAAAACGGTCTAAAGAAAGTTTTACCGGTAGTGCCTCAACTTTTACCGGGGAAGATTTGAAACGGGTTGGTAATAAAAATATTTTGCAAAGTTTGCAGAATTTAGATCCTTCTTTTGTGCTCACGGAGAACCTTACATTGGGATCCAACCCGAATATGTTGCCGGACATTCAATTACGGGGACAGGCGGGATTGGATGATATCCGTGGGGATTATTCAGGAAATCCGAATTTACCCTTGTTTATCCTGGATGGTTTTGAGTCCAGCTTACAAAAAATCTACGATCTGGATATGAATAGGGTGGCGTCAATTACTATTCTGCGCGATGCTTCTGCCAAAGCCATTTATGGATCTAAAGCTGCCAATGGTGTACTGGTTATCGAAACCCTGGCGCCAAAAGAAGGTAAGCTGCGTATTACTTACAATAGTAATTATAATGTGGAAATGCCCGATCTCACTTCTTACAGTCTCACTAATGCTTCCCAAAAGCTGCAGGTAGAAAGAAATGCCGGCAGATATACCTCTACTCAACCTTTGCTTCAACAATATCTGACAGAACAGGCTAACAATATTGAGGCAGATATTGCCCGGGGAGTAGATACTTATTGGCTTTCAAAGCCTTTACGTGTAGGCCTGGGAATGAAACATGGTTTGTATCTGGAAGGTGGCGATCCCAATATGCGCTATGGGATTGATTTAAATTACAATAACCTGGTGGGTGTAATGAAAGAATCCAAACGTGACAATATTGGAGGCTCAGTTAATTTGTCTTACCGAAGTGGGAAAGTGATTTTCAGAAACATTATAAACCTGAATTTTAATAAATCTGTTAACTCTCCTTATGGTACATTTGGCGAATATACCCGCTTAAATCCATATTGGGCGCCAACTGATGAATACGGCAGAATTAATAAAGTCCTGGGAGCGTTCAGATCGAGTTCAACAAGTGCACCAACCTATTACTACAATCCGCTTTACAATGCCACACTCAATACCAAGGATTTTTCGACCTATACCGAGGTTACAGAAAATTTTTATACAGAATGGCAACCTTCTAAATCACTTAGGGTTACGGGGCGTGTAGGTTTCACTCAAAATCGCAATGCTTCAGAATTATTTTTGCCGGGCGACCATACTAAGTTTATCGAGATGACAGGCGACAATTTTTACAGAAGAGGAACCTATAACATGACCGATGGAAAAAGTACGACTTTAAATTCTGATGTATTTGCCAATTGGACAAAAATGTGGGGCAAACATCTCCTGCTGATCAATGGAGGTGCAAATGTTGGATCTACGCAGGCATTAACCCACGGTATGGCGGCAGAGGGATTTTTAAATAACAGGGTCGACTTTATTTCTTTTGCAAGTCAGTATGCTTTAAACGGTGTGCCCTCCGGTACCGAAAATATTCAAAGAGAAATAGGATTGTTGGGTTTTGGAAGTTATTCATACGACAACCGATACCTGGTTGACGTAAGTGTGCGACGAAATGCATCCTCTGTTTTTGGTTCAAACAATCGCTGGGGAACATTCTGGTCTGTAGGCCTGGGTTGGAACCTGCATCATGAAGATTTCATTAAAAAGCTCAAGATATTTGATATGCTGAAGCTAAGAGGATCGATCGGTTCTACGGGCAGTCAAAATTTCAACCCTTATCAGGCGATGGCCACCTATACTTTCTTTACCAGCAGCACTTATGACAATATTTCGGGTAGTTATTTGTCGGCCCTGGCCAATAACAATCTTCGCTGGCAGGAAAAAATTGACAAAAACATTGGACTGGATGTAAATATCATGAAACGTCTCAATATCCGTTTGGATTATTATTTGGGGAATACCAATAATCTGCTAACGGATTTGACCTTGCCACCATCCACCGGTTTTACAACTTATAAGGATAATCTGGGATCACTGCGAAATATAGGTTATGAAGGTACTATCAGTTATCAGGTGTACCGTGATACAAAAACTCAATCATACGTGTCCGTTTTCGGGTCATTTGCTCATAACCACAATAAAATCACAAAAATTTCAGAAGGACTAAAGCAGTTGAACAGAGAGCAAGATGAGCGTACCGACAATCTGAATGCTCCGGTAATCCGTTTTGAAGAAGGGCAGTCCATCTCCTCTATCTGGGCTGTGCCATCATTGGGCATAGACCCTGCTACGGGGCTTGAAATTTTTCGGGCGAAAGATGGCAGTACTACTTATGAGTGGAATCCTAATGATCAAATCGTTGCGGGAATTACGGATCCTGCATTAAGAGGTAATTTTGGGATCAATTTGGAATACAAGGGCTGGGGGTTAAGCAGCACATTCAGGTATAGCATTGGCGAAGATTACTACAACTCAACGCTGGTAAATCGGATAGAAAATGTAAATATTGAATATAACGTAGATACACGGGTTTTTAACAATACCTGGTTAAACGTGGGGGACAAGGTTCCGTTTAAGAAGATTGGCGTAAGGCCAACTCAAACCCGCGCTACTACCAGGTTCATCGAAAACAAAAGTGACCTTGCCCTTTCTTCTGTCAATGTATATTACGATTTCAAGTGGAAAAATCTAAAACGGTTTGGGCTTCAGAACCTGAAATGTTCATTGCTCATGAATGAGGCATTTGTGCTTTCCACAGTCAAAATTGAAAGAGGTACCGATTATCCGTTTGCACGAACATTCTCCTTTTCATTACAAACTACATTTTAA